From the genome of Triticum aestivum cultivar Chinese Spring chromosome 3B, IWGSC CS RefSeq v2.1, whole genome shotgun sequence, one region includes:
- the LOC123066026 gene encoding amino acid permease 4: MDVEKVTEVAPEVDDDGRVRTGTVWTATTHAITAVIGSGVLALPWSVAQMGWVLGPIALIGCAYITYFTACLLSDCYRSPDPVHGKRNYTYMDAVRSCLGPREVVVCGITQYTILCGAVVGYTITAATGIMSVVRSNCRHYKGHGADCSQEGTMYLVMFGVVEVVLSQLPSLEKVTFVSIVAAVMSFTYSFVALFLSAAKFASNHKASGTIFGSHIGGPGGVSAATRTWSFLQALGNIAFAYTYAMLLVEIQDTVKAPPSENVTMKRASMYGIGVTTAFYVSLGCIGYAAFGNAAPGNILTGFDEPFWLVDLANIAVVIHLVGAYQVYVQPVFACYEKKLRARYPDAAFFHRELALRLPGRRGALRFTMAKLVLRTAFVVATTVVSLMLPFFNAILGLLGAAAFFPLTVYFPVTMYITQAKVPRGSGKWVALQALNVGALVVSLLAAVGSVADIVQRLGHVTMFKTQL; encoded by the exons atggacgTGGAGAAGGTGACGGAGGTGGCGccggaggtggacgacgacggccGCGTAAGAACAG GGACGGTATGGACGGCGACGACGCACGCCATCACGGCCGTGATAGGGTCCGGCGTGCTGGCGCTGCCGTGGAGCGTGGCGCAGATGGGGTGGGTCCTCGGCCCCATTGCCCTCATCGGCTGTGCCTACATCACCTACTTCACCGCCTGCCTCCTCTCCGACTGCTACCGCTCGCCGGACCCCGTCCACGGCAAGCGCAACTACACCTACATGGACGCCGTCCGCTCCTGCCTCG GGCCTAGAGAAGTGGTGGTGTGCGGCATTACGCAGTACACGATCCTCTGCGGTGCAGTCGTGGGCTACACCATCACAGCCGCCACGGGCATCAT GTCCGTGGTGCGCAGCAACTGCCGGCATTACAAGGGCCACGGAGCGGACTGCAGCCAGGAGGGGACCATGTACCTGGTCATGTTCGGCGTCGTCGAGGTCGTCCTCTCGCAGCTGCCCAGCCTCGAGAAGGTCACCTTCGTCTCCATCGTCGCCGCCGTCATGTCCTTCACCTACTCCTTCGTCGCGCTCTTCCTCAGCGCCGCCAAGTTCGCCTCCAACCACAAGGCCTCCGGCACCATCTTCGGCAGCCACATCGGCGGCCCCGGCGGCGTCTCCGCGGCGACCCGGACCTGGAGCTTCCTCCAGGCCCTCGGCAACATCGCGTTCGCCTACACCTACGCAATGCTCCTCGTCGAGATCCAGGACACGGTGAAGGCGCCGCCGTCGGAGAACGTGACGATGAAGCGGGCGAGCATGTACGGCATCGGCGTGACCACGGCCTTCTACGTCTCGCTGGGGTGCATCGGCTACGCGGCGTTCGGCAATGCCGCGCCGGGGAACATCCTCACCGGCTTCGACGAGCCCTTCTGGCTCGTGGACCTCGCCAACATCGCCGTGGTGATCCACCTCGTCGGCGCCTACCAGGTGTACGTGCAGCCCGTGTTCGCGTGCTACGAGAAGAAGCTCCGGGCCCGGTACCCGGACGCGGCCTTCTTCCACCGGGAGCTCGCGCTGCGGCTGCCCGGCCGCCGGGGCGCGCTGCGGTTCACCATGGCCAAGCTGGTCCTGCGCACGGCGTTCGTGGTCGCCACCACGGTGGTCTCGTTGATGCTGCCCTTCTTCAACGCCATCCTCGGCCTGCTCGGCGCCGCCGCCTTCTTTCCGCTCACCGTCTACTTCCCGGTCACCATGTACATCACGCAGGCAAAGGTGCCGCGCGGCAGCGGCAAGTGGGTGGCGCTGCAGGCGCTCAACGTCGGCGCGCTCGTCGTGTCGCTGCTCGCCGCCGTGGGCTCCGTCGCCGACATCGTCCAGCGCCTCGGCCACGTCACCATGTTCAAGACACAGCTGTGA